From Deltaproteobacteria bacterium, one genomic window encodes:
- the der gene encoding ribosome biogenesis GTPase Der, which translates to MKPVVVIIGRPNVGKSTLFNRLVKRRKAIVEDEPGVTRDRNYAEALYEDHPFLLIDTGGFEPAAKERIPKQVQEQAEVAIQEADLVLFLMDGKEGLNPADIEVAHYLRKVTKPVFYVVNKIDGERQEENVIDFYQLGVPALYSISAEHGRGVADLMDGVFKVLTPTPLQEEREEGEIRVALVGRPNVGKSSLLNKLIGRPRAVVDSTPGTTRDAIDTPLRREGRKYIFIDTAGIRRKSKVSKRLEKYMTIRALKSLERCDVAVILLDGFEGLTDQDARIAEFAEENGRALIFIVNKWDLVEKETSTLEQYKKRIRKEIKTLDYVPILFISALTGQRVSKLFETIDAVISEHRKRIATAKLNQWLQEIFQNNPPPLAGSRTVKLYYISQVATAPPTFVLFTNEPRGVTEPYLRYLMRQLRERYGFAGAPLRILLRRRKKEPL; encoded by the coding sequence ATGAAACCTGTTGTTGTTATCATTGGCCGGCCCAACGTCGGGAAATCCACCCTCTTTAATCGTTTGGTCAAAAGGCGCAAGGCCATTGTCGAAGATGAACCTGGCGTGACCCGCGATCGGAACTATGCCGAGGCTCTTTATGAGGATCACCCTTTCCTCCTGATCGACACCGGCGGTTTTGAACCCGCAGCCAAAGAGCGCATCCCCAAACAGGTCCAGGAGCAAGCCGAAGTGGCGATTCAAGAAGCTGACCTCGTCCTTTTTCTAATGGACGGAAAAGAGGGATTGAATCCCGCGGACATTGAGGTTGCCCATTACCTTAGGAAAGTAACGAAACCCGTCTTCTACGTGGTCAACAAGATCGATGGCGAGCGGCAGGAGGAGAACGTTATAGATTTTTATCAACTGGGAGTACCCGCGCTGTATTCCATCTCGGCCGAACATGGAAGAGGCGTGGCCGACTTGATGGACGGGGTTTTTAAAGTACTTACTCCCACCCCTCTCCAAGAAGAAAGAGAGGAAGGAGAAATCCGGGTAGCTCTGGTGGGCCGGCCCAACGTGGGGAAATCTTCCCTCCTGAACAAACTCATCGGGCGCCCCCGCGCCGTCGTTGATTCTACGCCGGGCACGACTCGGGACGCGATCGACACCCCTCTTAGGCGCGAGGGCCGAAAGTACATCTTTATAGACACCGCCGGGATCCGCCGTAAAAGCAAGGTATCCAAACGATTGGAAAAATACATGACGATTAGAGCCCTAAAGAGTCTGGAACGCTGCGACGTGGCTGTGATCCTCCTCGATGGCTTCGAGGGGCTGACCGATCAAGATGCCCGCATCGCTGAATTCGCCGAGGAGAATGGCCGGGCTCTGATTTTCATCGTTAACAAATGGGATTTGGTAGAAAAAGAAACTTCTACTCTGGAACAATATAAGAAGAGAATCCGCAAAGAGATCAAGACCCTTGATTATGTACCCATCCTCTTCATTTCTGCCCTGACTGGCCAGCGCGTATCCAAACTCTTCGAAACCATCGATGCGGTTATCAGCGAACACCGTAAACGTATTGCCACAGCCAAACTTAACCAATGGCTTCAGGAAATATTTCAAAACAACCCCCCTCCGCTTGCGGGCAGCCGGACCGTGAAGCTTTATTATATCTCCCAAGTGGCCACAGCCCCGCCAACTTTCGTTCTCTTCACGAATGAACCCCGAGGAGTCACCGAACCTTACCTGCGGTATCTGATGCGGCAATTGCGAGAAAGATACGGATTTGCCGGGGCCCCTTTACGAATCCTATTGCGCCGGAGGAAAAAAGAACCCCTATAA